The Setaria viridis chromosome 9, Setaria_viridis_v4.0, whole genome shotgun sequence sequence GGAAGCCACACTACCTGCCTTGATGGGATGTGATGGTAGGCTGGACGGTATCGTGGCGAGGCACAACAATATCATTTAATGCCACTCATCCTCACCACCATAGGGTGTTCGCGCTCCGACCACAAGCCCTGAGATTGCTGATGATGATGGTCATACTAAATCTATCAATAAGATACCCATAGCACCATAAAAGTACATATACAAAACTAGCTCATGTTGTTATTGAACTCCGTACTTAAGGGGTGAAGCTAGGATTTTAGAGGAGGGGCCGTCCTTCGTTAATACACTCTGGTTAGTTTGGTTTTAAGGGTGTTCATTAGGCATTCTCAGTGCATGATTTCATCGCACTATTACCAATAGTACTATGTCAgcttttcaatgaaatgaaaccGTCACTttcagtgcatagtttcattacACAGTTGCATAGATAGCctaaatcatttaatttttgTGTTGTCCTATGATTAGATGTGTCATGCCATGAAACCATAACATGTTCAGTGCAAGTTTCATTGAATTTCATGGGACTAGATAACTGTGCCGAGTgggtttcatggggatgaaactcccctctcctctctcctcataaataaCTTGCCAAGTTAGcagttttgctgatgtggcatgggATTAAATACCTATGAAACTCCCACGACACTTtcactgagactggccttagaGACAATTTGATCATTATGAGGGTCTGGTGATCTGGCCCCCTTCAGCATCTCCCTTGTCTGCACTACTGATAAGAAGATTATGTAAAAGCATGGTCACCTGTATAGAAAGTTGAAATAGCATAAATTAGATTgcaatgaaacaaaaaaatcaaaataaaataattgagCCTTGTCCATGTATTCGAAACAGAAGATGAATGCAAAGTCATAATTTACTGTTCAAAATCAGGAGAAGATAAATGAAAAAACATTATTACGTTTGGAGGGACCTTGCACAAATCTTGAACATTAAAAGACATGCGGCCATGCGGGTGGGCCGAGCCATCCGATTGCGCAGGAAACACCGGCCCACCAACACCCTTCGCGGCGCCTGGAAAGCCGAAAGGTGAAAAGCTCCCAAAATCCTCTTCGTTGCCGCCCCTTTTCCCTTCCCTCCCCCGCCCGCTGCTGCCCCTTTCCCTAGCCTTTCCTTCCCCGCCGCCAACCCGACCCGACCATACCGCGTCcgtgccccgccgcgccgcggcatCCTAGCTTCAGCACACTGCTATCTCGTCCATGGTTGCTAATATGCCGCCCTCttcttccaccgccgccgccgccgccgctggcagcTGCTCCGCTTCCTCCATCACTGCCGACGCTGCGAGCGGCTACCACGTGCTCAGGATCGAGAGCTACTCGCGCATCAAGTCCACCACCCCCAACGGCAAGTATGTCCTGTCCCACACCTTCCGCGCCGCAGGGCGTACACCTGGGCTATCCAGTACTACCCCCGAATACCGCCGACTACATCTACTTGATGGTGCAGCTGGTGTTCAGCTTTATCGACcaggtggagaagaagaagccatCCTACGTTCGCACCGTTAAGCCGAACAAGTTCGTCAGTCACGGCAGCTGGGGCCATGGTAAATTCGTCAAGAGCTCGGATCTGGAGCAGTCGGGGCCCCTCGAGGACGACTGCTCCACGGTCAGGTGCGACATAATCGTCATCCGCGAACCCCGCACGGCGGCCACTACGGTCCCCGGCGCTTCGTTCGTCATGGTGCCGCCGCCAGACTCGTCGCAGCATTTCGGCGCCCTCCTCCTAGGCGGAAAGGGTGCCGATGTCAGGTTTCTTGTAGCCGACGAGGCATTTGCCGCGCACCGGTGCGTGCTCGCCGCACGGTCGCCGGTCTTTGATGCTTTGCTTTTTGGCCCCATGAAAGAAGGCACCGCCACAGGCAACTGCATACGGATTGATGGTATGGTACCTCAGGTGTTCCAGAGCTTGCTGCATTTCATTTACACTGACTCACTGCCAGAGATGGAAGAGCAAGATAAGGAGGCCAGCGCCACGATGGCGCAACATTTGCTGGAAGCCGCAGACAGGTATGGCATGGAACGGCTCAAGCTGATTTGTGAGGACATTCTGTGCCGGTACATCGATGTGAGCACCGTGGCGACTTCGCTGGTGTTGGCCGAGCAGCACCGCTGCCAAGGGCTTAAGGAGGCGTGCTTCGAGTTTCTCAAGTCTCCAAAAACACTAGATGAGGCCATGGCAACCGATGGATTTCAGCATTTGGCGAAAAGCTCTCCTGCTTTGTTTGAGTTGATGTCCAAGATTACTGGACGCTGAATTCTGGAAGAGCAAACAGAAGATGAACATGAGGTTTTCAGTGGATCAGGAATGTCAATTACAAGTATCAAGAAAGACTAATTAGTGGTGCTATAAAATATCTGTCCTAGTAGTTGTATGTGTAGTCATGTCCACAAAAAGGCTGCGACATACCTGTCCCTTATTTTGTTTGGTTGATGCGTCATTTGTGGATAGCTTTTAACTATGATGCCAGGAAGCAGGAACATGCATGCTAATGTGACCAGCAGTCAGTTCACTTATAAGCCTTTAAATTAGCCTGAAAGATCGTTATGATAATTTATAATGCCTTCCATCACCGTAATTTAGCAATTTTCTATTGACTTTCAGTGATTTTTAGCAGGTTGGATGTATTTTTTTCAGTATAATGTCTCATTCAGGGTCAGGTAGGGTACAATTAAAGATGAGAGTACTACTTCAGTCGCTGGTATGACTGCTACATTGAAGATTTACAGTTTCTTGATGCCATCATTTGAAAGTGACACAATATACATGCCAATGGAATTGCTTCAACAATCTTGGCACCTGTTTATGTGCTTATTCGCCATTTTGGTAATAGAACAATTATTGCAAAGCAGTACAAAGTTATCGTGGCCTATATGTTTATGCTTATTATGTAGAGACATAAGGCAATTTGAAAATGTCAATAATTTATGACTTGGAATCAGTTGTCAGGTTTTGACTCAATTTGTCACCACATATTTTCTTCTCCAGATAGCGCTCTTCGTCTTGGTTTTGTTTGACCTCTTTCTAAGCACCATGAGTCCATTACCAGATGCAAGATGTCCTGTAATCAGCTAGCTTACTTTAATTTGGTATCTTGGGTATGTACATGGTGTACTTTAAATCCAATATATTAAGTAAGACATAAATTAAACTAAATCAGGGTAACACAATGATGCATCCTTTGTTCCTTCAAGAGTTTCAGTTGTCACCATTGAACTAGAACATGAACGAACAAGAACATGCGCTTCAAATTTCAACACTGTTCAAAAGGACAAATTAGGAATTGTATATTTTATTATATGCATCAAAAAACTTATTTCACACACTATTTGTATCCCACTGTTGCGTGGAACATGTGCTTCTCTCATGTTTTCACGTATAATGTGCCAAGTGATATTTAAAGATccttttgaaattcaaattcttGTGGCACACATTAAGGGGGAGCTGCACATGCTCTTGCTTTATGTTTTATGTTGATTGATACATTTTACTCTCACTTGTAAGACTTAACCAtattgtcatcaatcaccaaaaagggtgAGATTGAAGAGTATATTCGCCctctaagtgggttttggtggatTAATGACGCGAGCTTAAGCGTCTAATGAAATTTTAAGTGCATAAGCAGGTTTAAAAGGAATGATGGATATGGAGCACTTGTGATTGACccctcaaaaaggaaatgaatagatAAAGGGCATATCATGaaggctaaatttatttttggtttgaatttgagtatagaaaTGCCGCACTATTAAGAGTGATGTGTAATCTCTGGTCTTTAAGTTGAAAAAcgtgctcaagatgacctaaccaatctatgagagacacctttgcacctgcacatcacatgggGATACTTAGAATTGTGCTAACTTAAGTGCTCCAGATTTTTCCGAAGATTCTTTCAGAATATTCTGGAGTTTACAGAGTTTTCGGAAAGTATTCCGGAAAATTGCAGAAGTCCAGAGATTTCCGAAAATTGTTCCAGTAGAATCCAAGCATTCCGGAGTTTTCGGAAGAAGTTCCGAAAACTCCGGAACTTAATCCCCAACAGCTAGTTTTGGGGTAAAtaggtataaataccccctcaccccctTTCAGAGTCTCTCTCTCGACCTAACATCCAGAGCTGTTCAGAAACATTCAAAGCCCCTCTTTAGTCCCCTTTTGGCCTTTAGGTGAATATTTGGTGGGGGATTTAAGGAGGGATTCATGGGAGAGCAagagagagtgctagtgagctgatttTCATCTCTTGAGTACCTTGTTTTTTGTCAAGCCGGTGAtttcgtgtttgttactcttggagcttcaagctccaaGCCGGCTAGGTGTTGCCCAAGGAGCATCCAAGGATTGAGGCTGCctacgggaagtttgtattaccccgacgattgagtaagtgactctaacTTGATCTTTTGTGGTCGCTAGAGTGAGAAAAGTGGATTAGGCGTGAAAAGCCCACCCTTCGtgggtcctcaacggagacataggtttcaaggtgtgaagctgcactccggtaaacaaatccttgtgtctcttgtACTTTTTGTTCTTAATTTtattcatattcaagcatagaacatgTTTCTAGGGTTTGTGCTCAATCTACTTTTCTAGCAATTTTCCAGCTGTTCTATCTTGTATCAAAGGCTTAGAATATCTTGTTGCTTAACCTATATTCGGCGATTTACATTTGAGCAAGGCTTGTATAAGGTCGTAGTTAAAAATATTATTTCTCTGGAGAATCCATAGATTTCTCCGGAAATTCCGTAAGTTGCGGAATTTTCGGAACAATCTCCGAAAACTCCAGAAGTCGCTGGTAAAGTTGTTTGAAGTTGTAGAAAATTTTTAGGTTCGACTATTCTTCCCCCCACCCTCTAGTCgacatcctagatcctttcaaTTCGTATCAGAACTTTAGTCTCCGGATTAAACCTTAACCACTTGGAGTATCGAAATGTTGAAGTAGGTACAACCTTTCCACGCGGAGATGCTACTCTTACACAAGACCAAGGAATTGATATTCAACGCAACTATCGAGCTTTGAATCTTATCAAGAGGTCATTGTGTGCTGAAGAATTTGATAAGATTGATGGGTTGCAATCCGCCAAGCAAGTATGGGACACTCTCTTCATCAACCATCAAGGAACAAGAAGGGTTAGAGAAGGAAGGATAAGAGCCTTGGAAAGTGAACTCAACCGCTTCATCATTACGGAAAATGAGACACTACAAGAGATGTACAATAGGTTGAACAAGATCATTAACAAGATAAGATCTCTTGGAAGTGATAAGTGGGGAAAAAGAGAGATGGTTGACAAGATTCTCTCACCCTACATGGCTAGAGATGTTCAACTCCCTATCTTGATTAGGGAGAAGAGATGGTTCAAGAAATTCACTCCGGCGGATGTGATTGGAAGAATTAAAGAATATCGTATCATCGTCAAGGAATCCAAGCTATCCCAAGGAATGTCCAAGATTCATGAGCAAATAGAGAAGAACAATGGTGTGGATCTCAAGGCAAGCAACAAGAATAAAGAGAAGGGAGCAAGCTCATCATCAAAGGCAACTATCAAGGAGGATAGTGATGATAATGATAGTAAGAGTATGGATGAGGAAGAGATGGCCTTGTTCATGAGAATAATCAAGAAGGCGATGAAAAGGGGTGGTTTCTTTGATAAGAACAAAGATAAGAGAAAAATCAAGAGGAAGTCAAAGAGGCCTTGCTTTGGATGCGGCAAGGAAGGTCATTTCATTGCAAATTGCTCAGAAGTCAAGATCAATAAAAATAACTTATCCAAGTTTGACAAGAGCAAgtacaagaaaaatgttggtgaagCTCACTTGGGTCAAGAATGGGATTCAAATGAAAAAAGCTCGGACTCTGATAAAGAAGTGGGTTTGGCAACAATGGCTATTGAAGTGCCAACCTCCAAGTTATCTTTGTTTGAAGATCTCACcgatgatgaagatgacttTACTCACACTTGCTTCATGGCTAGAGGCCCTAAGGTAGATCCCAAAACACCttctcttgatgatgatgatgataataatgatgatgaaaATATGCTTAAAGGTTTAGGCAAACATGCTTCTAAAAGAATAATAAAACTAATGATGGAAATAGAAGATAGGGATGAGACTCTTGAGGTACAAGAAGAGTTATTTAGACTTGAGCGAGAGAAAACCATTGCTCTTGAGAATTCccttgaaaatgaaaagaagggTTTCAAGATGCAAGACGACTTGCTTAAGACTAAAATTGACACAATTCTTAGCCTTGAGAAATCTTTtgctaaagagaagatgaaaGTGGAAGCATTAACTAAGGAACTATCCTTAGCTAAGAGCTAAGGACACTAGTGTTAATTTTAAGAATGAAAAAGTTGTGCTTCAA is a genomic window containing:
- the LOC117835456 gene encoding LOW QUALITY PROTEIN: BTB/POZ and MATH domain-containing protein 2 (The sequence of the model RefSeq protein was modified relative to this genomic sequence to represent the inferred CDS: deleted 1 base in 1 codon), with the translated sequence MVANMPPSSSTAAAAAAGSCSASSITADAASGYHVLRIESYSRIKSTTPNGKYVLSHTFRAAGRTPGLSSTTPEYRRLHLLDGAAGVQLYRPGGEKKPSYVRTVKPNKFVSHGSWGHGKFVKSSDLEQSGPLEDDCSTVRCDIIVIREPRTAATTVPGASFVMVPPPDSSQHFGALLLGGKGADVRFLVADEAFAAHRCVLAARSPVFDALLFGPMKEGTATGNCIRIDGMVPQVFQSLLHFIYTDSLPEMEEQDKEASATMAQHLLEAADRYGMERLKLICEDILCRYIDVSTVATSLVLAEQHRCQGLKEACFEFLKSPKTLDEAMATDGFQHLAKSSPALFELMSKITGR